In the Streptomyces sp. FXJ1.172 genome, one interval contains:
- a CDS encoding RCC1 domain-containing protein — translation MSRTRAEPKEAQLLANPSALAAGRRHSVGRRWDGTVLAVGNTAAAECRVEHWEDVVVVAAGNVHTATNTGRSHTVGLRSDGTVLATGWNGDGQCDVAGWRGVTAVAAGWRRTLGLLANGRVLALGRSSEGQCDVQSWREMVVLSCGDWHSVGVRSDGSALAAGNNRRGQCAVEGWRDLAAISAGYLHTVGLRADGRAVATGDRATGACEVDEWEDVVALDAGSYHTVGVTASGRVLAAGDNRYGQCEVGDWHDIVAVAAGSTHTLGLRTNGTVVTAGNNADRQCEVDDWSGVQLP, via the coding sequence ATGTCGCGAACTCGCGCCGAGCCCAAGGAGGCGCAATTGCTCGCCAACCCGTCGGCGCTGGCGGCAGGAAGGCGTCATTCGGTCGGACGGCGCTGGGACGGAACCGTTCTCGCCGTGGGCAATACCGCAGCCGCAGAATGTCGTGTCGAGCATTGGGAAGACGTCGTCGTGGTGGCAGCCGGCAACGTCCATACCGCGACGAACACAGGCAGGTCTCATACGGTGGGACTCCGGTCGGACGGCACGGTGCTGGCAACGGGCTGGAATGGCGATGGGCAATGTGATGTCGCCGGATGGCGAGGCGTCACGGCCGTGGCCGCAGGCTGGCGCCGCACGCTCGGGCTACTCGCAAACGGCCGTGTGCTGGCGCTCGGCCGGAGTTCGGAAGGACAGTGCGACGTGCAGTCCTGGCGCGAGATGGTCGTCCTCTCGTGTGGTGACTGGCACTCGGTCGGCGTCCGGTCGGACGGTTCTGCACTGGCCGCGGGGAACAACCGACGAGGGCAGTGCGCCGTTGAAGGGTGGCGTGACCTAGCTGCCATTTCGGCCGGGTATCTCCATACCGTCGGCCTCAGAGCCGACGGGCGGGCAGTAGCGACCGGAGACCGCGCAACCGGGGCGTGCGAGGTCGATGAGTGGGAAGACGTAGTGGCGCTCGACGCGGGCAGCTACCACACCGTCGGGGTCACTGCGTCCGGACGGGTCCTCGCGGCGGGAGACAACAGGTACGGACAGTGCGAAGTCGGCGATTGGCACGACATTGTCGCTGTGGCGGCCGGTTCAACGCACACCCTTGGCCTGCGCACCAACGGCACAGTCGTGACGGCAGGCAACAATGCCGACAGACAGTGCGAAGTCGATGACTGGTCCGGAGTCCAGCTTCCATAA
- a CDS encoding serine peptidase, protein MEIAQGHLTVPLRQITRWVAARFNLAEGPLSAFIRVLFREVAAYLREPNSLARRAAREEVAERIARKRPNVVIAHSLGSVVAYEALHAHPELRPDLFLTLGSPLALPQVVFHRLHPTPQGEPPNVFGRRPPSAGRWVNIADPGDPVSVPPQLSPHFKGIALDHTAAIAPFDFHQARNYLRSAATAATIGPYLGA, encoded by the coding sequence ATGGAGATAGCTCAGGGGCATCTGACCGTTCCGTTGCGTCAGATCACGAGGTGGGTGGCCGCCCGATTCAATCTGGCCGAGGGTCCGCTCAGCGCCTTCATCCGTGTGCTGTTCCGTGAGGTGGCCGCTTACCTCAGAGAACCGAACTCACTGGCACGACGCGCGGCACGCGAAGAGGTCGCCGAGCGTATCGCGCGAAAGCGGCCAAACGTCGTGATTGCGCACTCACTCGGTTCTGTCGTCGCATACGAAGCCCTGCACGCCCATCCGGAACTGAGGCCGGACCTTTTCCTCACACTCGGCTCACCGCTCGCCCTTCCCCAGGTAGTGTTCCACCGGCTGCACCCCACCCCGCAGGGTGAACCACCCAACGTCTTCGGCCGGCGCCCACCGAGTGCGGGGCGCTGGGTGAACATCGCTGACCCCGGCGATCCCGTGTCCGTGCCCCCGCAGTTGAGTCCCCACTTCAAGGGCATAGCTCTCGATCACACGGCAGCCATCGCACCCTTCGATTTCCACCAGGCCAGAAACTATCTTCGATCTGCCGCCACAGCAGCCACGATCGGCCCGTACCTCGGTGCCTGA
- a CDS encoding fic family toxin-antitoxin system, toxin component: protein MDLYIDVPWILQVAELAGAGDPAPDDYGVPVAAVACHRAELLEQPVYDGPYARAAALVHILGRCRWLERSNMAVAAATGVMYLEASGIPVKPTRDDAIALRDLLRDPACTTERIAAQLRSWPQAT, encoded by the coding sequence ATGGATCTGTACATCGACGTCCCCTGGATCTTGCAGGTCGCCGAGCTGGCGGGGGCCGGGGACCCGGCCCCCGACGATTACGGGGTGCCGGTGGCCGCGGTCGCCTGCCACCGGGCTGAGCTGCTTGAGCAGCCCGTGTACGACGGCCCCTATGCCCGTGCCGCCGCTCTGGTGCACATCCTCGGCCGCTGCCGCTGGCTGGAGCGCTCCAACATGGCCGTCGCCGCCGCGACCGGCGTCATGTATCTGGAGGCCTCTGGCATCCCGGTGAAACCCACCCGCGATGATGCCATTGCCTTGCGTGACCTGCTACGGGATCCCGCCTGTACCACCGAGAGGATCGCTGCCCAGCTGCGCTCCTGGCCGCAAGCCACCTGA
- a CDS encoding RICIN domain-containing protein: MKVARKLGAGVAALASLALVSLSGGTAQASPGNWNLDTAYASNMCLDAAYVANDPVQNPWRNGDTVQMWHCNQQAQQGWIFHIQGYQPNGLPIFTITNQRSGLCLDMDISGGSVGGTGYDYYGHRVQLWTCNGWDNQLWYQGYGYAGDSVLQAGNGAKAGCGCDYLDAKNFGGWTPADDGDPVLVWDYIGYDAPQNWTWS, encoded by the coding sequence ATGAAGGTGGCTCGGAAGCTCGGAGCGGGCGTCGCTGCGCTGGCCTCGCTGGCACTGGTGAGCCTGAGCGGGGGGACTGCGCAGGCGAGCCCGGGGAACTGGAACCTGGACACGGCGTACGCGAGCAACATGTGCCTGGACGCCGCGTACGTGGCCAACGACCCGGTCCAGAATCCGTGGCGAAACGGCGACACAGTCCAGATGTGGCACTGCAACCAGCAGGCCCAGCAGGGCTGGATCTTCCACATCCAGGGCTACCAACCGAACGGTCTCCCGATCTTCACCATCACGAACCAGCGCAGTGGCCTGTGCCTGGACATGGACATCAGCGGTGGTTCGGTCGGTGGCACGGGTTACGACTACTACGGGCACCGAGTGCAACTGTGGACGTGCAACGGGTGGGACAACCAGCTGTGGTACCAGGGGTATGGCTACGCCGGTGACTCAGTGCTCCAGGCAGGCAACGGCGCCAAAGCCGGATGCGGCTGCGACTACCTAGACGCCAAGAACTTCGGCGGGTGGACCCCTGCCGACGACGGTGACCCCGTGCTCGTCTGGGACTACATCGGCTACGACGCACCACAGAACTGGACGTGGAGCTGA
- a CDS encoding S1 family peptidase, which produces MRFRTGMWAALVALGLALAITAPAAAKTGPPAAQPSVIGGSEASTEEFPWMVAVSYAPSANNQYSGMFCGGTLVAPRKVVTAAHCAKGMKAAELKVVTGRTDLKDHTSGKVLDVGSVWIHPKFYDVWNGNDVAVLTLTEAADAPPLPLGTPDDDLYRPGAPGTILGWGLTGDNVPRITHLQKGAVAVSKDSFCDVEYPDFDPEMMVCAGSDTTRQCKGDSGGPLVVDGKLAGIVSFGREPCTPVELPGVLVRVATYASDIQKQIDN; this is translated from the coding sequence ATGAGATTCCGTACCGGGATGTGGGCTGCCCTGGTGGCACTCGGGCTGGCCCTGGCCATCACCGCGCCCGCGGCCGCCAAGACTGGGCCCCCCGCCGCCCAGCCGTCGGTCATCGGCGGCTCGGAGGCGAGCACCGAGGAATTCCCCTGGATGGTGGCGGTCTCCTACGCGCCCTCGGCCAACAACCAGTATTCTGGGATGTTCTGCGGCGGCACGCTGGTCGCCCCGCGCAAAGTAGTCACCGCCGCGCACTGCGCCAAAGGCATGAAGGCAGCCGAGTTGAAGGTGGTCACCGGCCGTACCGATCTGAAAGACCACACCAGCGGCAAGGTCCTGGACGTCGGTTCCGTATGGATCCACCCCAAGTTCTATGACGTCTGGAACGGCAATGACGTCGCCGTCCTCACCCTCACCGAGGCGGCCGACGCCCCGCCCCTGCCCCTCGGCACGCCGGACGACGACCTGTACCGGCCCGGCGCTCCCGGAACCATCCTGGGCTGGGGCCTGACCGGCGACAACGTCCCCCGCATCACACATTTGCAGAAGGGTGCTGTGGCGGTGTCCAAGGACAGCTTCTGTGATGTCGAATACCCCGACTTCGACCCGGAGATGATGGTGTGTGCTGGGTCGGACACCACCCGGCAGTGCAAGGGTGACAGTGGCGGGCCACTGGTCGTCGACGGGAAACTGGCCGGAATAGTGTCGTTCGGCCGTGAGCCCTGCACACCGGTGGAACTGCCCGGGGTCCTCGTCCGTGTCGCCACCTACGCGAGCGACATCCAGAAGCAGATCGACAACTGA
- a CDS encoding transposase — translation MPRDLQGCECLGHIQRRSKVTFWVKAIGWDERLSDKVNGKGMVGHAGAALLRRCADRTGLTGVLGQVLPRGSGAGWRERGQLVVMLAVAIVLGTRSLLDAEVLLAHQAALFGVPASDSTMRRALAAIDEKVLAKIAKARARVRRDVWSQVALRPGGFPWLSVVGKRLTGWIIIDIDATIIASASKKAGAAATFKRTFGFHPLAAWCANTQECLAMLLREGNAGANTVADHLRLLADVLRQIPDSSAAKILIRIDGAGATHDLLDHCPPPADSPPAPRREQEGANTHNPGAVEPGRSRSDTRRPCPAHNRARRKGRIDKPSADQKLRRIEVDITELCRRPFSYALAAERSPERG, via the coding sequence GTGCCCCGTGACCTGCAAGGATGTGAGTGTTTAGGTCATATCCAGCGCAGGAGCAAGGTCACCTTCTGGGTGAAGGCTATCGGCTGGGACGAGCGGCTGTCGGACAAGGTCAACGGCAAGGGCATGGTCGGGCACGCGGGTGCGGCACTGCTGCGCCGCTGCGCGGACCGCACCGGGCTGACGGGCGTGCTGGGGCAGGTGCTTCCACGCGGGTCGGGAGCCGGCTGGCGCGAGCGGGGCCAGCTGGTGGTGATGCTGGCGGTCGCCATCGTGCTCGGCACGAGGAGCCTGCTGGACGCCGAGGTCCTGCTCGCGCACCAGGCCGCGCTGTTCGGGGTGCCGGCCTCGGACTCCACGATGCGCCGGGCGCTCGCGGCGATCGACGAGAAAGTCCTGGCGAAGATTGCCAAGGCCCGGGCGAGGGTCCGCCGCGATGTCTGGAGTCAGGTCGCACTGCGGCCGGGCGGATTCCCCTGGCTGAGCGTGGTCGGCAAGCGCCTGACCGGTTGGATCATCATCGACATCGACGCCACGATCATCGCCTCCGCGTCCAAGAAGGCCGGGGCCGCGGCCACCTTCAAGCGGACGTTCGGCTTCCACCCACTCGCGGCATGGTGTGCCAACACCCAAGAATGCCTGGCCATGCTGCTGCGCGAGGGCAACGCGGGAGCGAACACCGTGGCCGACCATCTGCGCCTCCTGGCTGACGTCCTGCGGCAGATCCCCGACTCCTCGGCCGCCAAGATCCTCATCCGGATCGACGGCGCCGGCGCCACCCACGACCTGCTCGACCACTGCCCGCCCCCAGCTGACTCACCGCCAGCACCCCGGCGAGAGCAGGAAGGAGCGAACACACACAACCCCGGTGCCGTGGAGCCCGGGCGCAGCCGCAGCGACACGCGAAGGCCCTGCCCTGCCCACAACCGTGCGAGACGAAAGGGGCGAATCGACAAACCGTCAGCCGATCAGAAGCTCAGACGAATCGAGGTCGATATCACCGAACTGTGCAGGAGGCCCTTCTCCTATGCGCTGGCTGCGGAGCGATCACCCGAACGAGGCTGA
- a CDS encoding AraC family transcriptional regulator, protein MQVFATDRVTEPLGTVTEPCLAMVAQGAKRSVLGERIFDYRAGQYLVVTLDLPLTSQITRADAAEPALFFGLRLKPAVIAQLLLDAGAAPGTGRGDTGAAIGTSDADDDLIDAAVRRLRLVGNPVDQRVLAPAIEREIHWRLLTGPQAAIVRQIGLADSRHSLVARAIRWLQAHYAEVIRIDDLAADVGLSISSLNRHFRAVTAMSPLQYQKQLRLQKARIQLIADPHDIAAIGHAVGYDSPSQFSREYKRMFGAPPAQDAARLQGVCVSI, encoded by the coding sequence GTGCAGGTCTTCGCCACCGACCGGGTGACGGAACCACTCGGCACAGTCACCGAGCCGTGCCTGGCCATGGTTGCCCAGGGGGCGAAACGCTCCGTCCTCGGAGAGCGGATCTTCGACTACCGTGCCGGCCAGTACCTGGTGGTCACCCTCGACCTCCCCCTGACCTCACAGATCACGCGCGCCGACGCGGCCGAGCCCGCCCTCTTCTTCGGGCTTCGGCTCAAGCCCGCGGTCATCGCACAGCTCCTGCTCGACGCCGGGGCCGCTCCCGGCACGGGAAGGGGAGACACGGGCGCAGCCATTGGCACGAGCGACGCCGACGACGATCTGATCGACGCAGCAGTCCGACGCCTCCGGCTCGTCGGCAACCCCGTCGACCAACGCGTCCTCGCGCCGGCGATCGAGCGTGAGATCCACTGGCGCCTCCTGACCGGCCCCCAAGCGGCCATCGTGAGGCAGATCGGACTCGCGGACAGCAGGCATTCCCTCGTGGCACGCGCCATCCGCTGGCTCCAGGCACACTATGCCGAAGTCATCCGCATCGACGACCTCGCCGCCGATGTCGGGCTGAGCATTTCCTCACTCAACCGGCACTTTCGCGCTGTCACAGCCATGAGCCCGCTGCAATACCAAAAGCAACTGCGTCTCCAAAAGGCTCGCATCCAACTCATCGCCGACCCCCACGACATCGCCGCGATCGGGCACGCCGTCGGCTACGACAGTCCGTCCCAATTCAGCCGCGAATACAAGCGCATGTTCGGCGCACCGCCCGCCCAGGACGCGGCCAGACTTCAGGGGGTGTGCGTCTCGATTTGA
- a CDS encoding SDR family NAD(P)-dependent oxidoreductase encodes MTQQFAGKTALVTGGGSGIGRASALALAAEGALVTVAGRTAETLKETVRLIEAAGGSARHVVADMTDEAQIERAVKAATADTGRLDIALNNAGYDGEYQLTKDYSTDMLDHMLALNVRGVFLSMKYELQYMVAQGSGAIVNMSSGAALVGVPGFSGYTATKAAEVAMTKSSALEVAPQGIRINAVCPGLVETPMIADMPAEDRKAFGAAHPLGRIARPEEIADAVVWLASDKSSFVTGIALPVDGGYSVP; translated from the coding sequence ATGACCCAGCAGTTCGCAGGCAAGACCGCACTGGTCACCGGCGGCGGATCCGGTATCGGTCGGGCGTCCGCCCTGGCCCTTGCCGCCGAAGGGGCGCTGGTGACGGTCGCGGGCCGCACCGCGGAGACCCTGAAGGAGACGGTGCGCCTGATCGAGGCCGCCGGCGGCTCGGCCCGCCATGTGGTGGCGGACATGACCGACGAGGCTCAGATCGAGCGTGCCGTCAAGGCCGCGACCGCGGACACCGGCCGCCTGGACATTGCCCTGAACAACGCGGGCTACGACGGCGAGTACCAGCTCACCAAGGACTACTCCACGGACATGCTCGACCACATGCTCGCCCTCAACGTGCGCGGCGTGTTCCTGTCGATGAAGTACGAGCTCCAGTACATGGTGGCGCAGGGCTCCGGCGCGATCGTCAACATGTCTTCCGGCGCGGCACTGGTGGGTGTCCCCGGGTTCTCCGGTTACACGGCTACCAAGGCCGCCGAAGTCGCCATGACCAAGAGCTCCGCCCTCGAGGTCGCACCCCAGGGCATCCGCATCAACGCCGTGTGCCCCGGCCTGGTGGAAACCCCGATGATCGCGGACATGCCAGCGGAGGACCGGAAGGCGTTCGGCGCTGCCCACCCCCTGGGCCGGATCGCCCGCCCGGAGGAGATCGCCGACGCCGTCGTCTGGCTCGCCTCCGACAAGTCCAGCTTCGTCACCGGCATCGCACTGCCCGTCGACGGCGGCTACAGCGTCCCGTAG
- a CDS encoding DUF4277 domain-containing protein, with protein sequence MRTEVTHITHRQVIEALIANRLSSPMPMFKVNKWAEQWAVDEVFGITPDFLNDDRIGRALHAIAPHLAQINGSVGARAKAEFGIDTTRWHWDMTSISLHGAYDSMAAVVGHSQAPLGVDVREVPACRRVRPPGVGQTPGGWECAERHCVQCRPVHTPPTSRP encoded by the coding sequence ATGCGGACCGAGGTCACCCACATCACCCACAGACAAGTCATCGAGGCGTTGATCGCCAACCGGCTCTCCTCGCCGATGCCGATGTTCAAGGTGAACAAGTGGGCTGAGCAGTGGGCGGTGGACGAGGTCTTCGGCATCACCCCGGACTTCCTCAACGACGACCGGATCGGCCGTGCTCTGCACGCGATCGCCCCGCACCTGGCCCAGATCAACGGCTCGGTGGGCGCCAGGGCGAAAGCCGAGTTCGGGATCGACACCACGCGCTGGCACTGGGACATGACCAGCATCTCCCTGCACGGCGCCTACGACTCCATGGCCGCGGTCGTGGGACATTCACAAGCACCACTGGGCGTGGATGTCCGGGAAGTGCCTGCTTGCCGCAGGGTACGGCCGCCCGGGGTCGGGCAGACCCCGGGCGGCTGGGAATGTGCTGAGCGGCATTGCGTCCAGTGTCGGCCGGTTCATACGCCGCCGACGTCTCGCCCGTGA
- a CDS encoding transposase, whose amino-acid sequence MAAWCANTQESLAMLLRPGNAGSNTVADHLAVLADALGQIPDSSRAKILVRVDGAGATHELLEHLEKLNTARRTVRYLTGWTITADDEQAIAHLPERAWDALLEQDGTPHESYGVAELTGLNQRSGWPDGMRLLVRRVKPSGRQVKKLTAFEKKTGWKYSVVATNIRHMWGIAGSHQPQWLDALSRSHATVEDRVRGDKAMGLRNLPSKKWQVNQGWVLAANIGHDLDCWVRLLALHDQDDLVRAEPDTMRYRIYHLPARLARHARRRWLRIERTWSWAHAFTLAWQRLTDLPDVT is encoded by the coding sequence TTGGCGGCGTGGTGCGCCAACACCCAGGAATCGCTGGCCATGCTGCTCAGGCCGGGCAACGCCGGATCGAACACGGTCGCCGACCACCTTGCCGTGCTCGCGGACGCGCTTGGGCAGATCCCCGACAGCTCCCGGGCAAAGATCCTGGTCCGCGTCGACGGCGCGGGCGCCACCCACGAACTGTTGGAGCATCTGGAGAAACTGAACACCGCCCGGCGCACTGTGCGCTACCTGACCGGCTGGACCATCACCGCCGACGACGAGCAGGCCATCGCCCACCTGCCCGAGCGGGCGTGGGACGCGCTGCTCGAACAGGACGGCACACCCCACGAAAGCTACGGGGTGGCGGAGTTGACCGGGCTGAACCAGCGGTCGGGCTGGCCGGACGGGATGCGGCTGTTGGTCCGTCGGGTCAAACCGTCCGGGCGGCAGGTCAAGAAGCTGACCGCGTTCGAGAAGAAGACCGGCTGGAAGTACTCGGTCGTCGCCACGAACATCCGCCACATGTGGGGCATCGCCGGCTCCCACCAGCCGCAGTGGCTCGATGCCCTCAGCCGCTCCCACGCCACGGTCGAGGACCGCGTGCGCGGCGACAAGGCGATGGGCCTGCGCAACCTGCCGTCCAAGAAGTGGCAGGTCAACCAGGGCTGGGTGCTCGCCGCGAACATCGGCCATGACCTGGACTGCTGGGTCCGTCTCCTGGCCCTGCACGACCAGGACGATCTGGTGCGAGCCGAGCCCGACACGATGCGGTACCGGATCTACCACCTGCCCGCCCGCCTGGCCCGCCATGCCCGCCGCCGGTGGCTGCGGATCGAACGCACCTGGTCCTGGGCCCACGCGTTCACCCTGGCCTGGCAACGGCTAACCGACCTCCCGGACGTCACCTAA
- a CDS encoding NucA/NucB deoxyribonuclease domain-containing protein — MSTLAVLLSPATAAGASGPDPSRITYTATYTPLDDAGSVSAGSPDEAAGARAGGGRPPGTDFNYHDVTYAECVKHGNSAGKPQWVKNHFALCRRGTVQVVGRDRDTGTPVGTLTYVETIIGYAFQNERSVAFDQYIENIQATGSVKESTTFLVNRWNEGSGNGAILHKGEKHGGVTQVSGGFRGEIGSANEDPSIKSWKKDSMEVLIFDEDQASGTGKDKVHTYDFVPATFFISDGSHNEQLPEPKITVRFDSAPYEKFKKGSIFPGIRATMNYNRADPDVNETAQHIWDAQNHPEKTVPQKAGKKIPGAPSSTPLHRVFYDERLRDQNRKTARAACQAQWPNYSSQGKDCDEYPFSTTKEGAYKAGGNYSARALTSTDLDPSAAFVG, encoded by the coding sequence GTGAGCACGCTTGCCGTGCTGTTATCGCCCGCGACGGCGGCAGGTGCCAGCGGTCCGGATCCGTCCCGCATCACGTACACGGCAACCTACACGCCGCTGGACGATGCGGGTTCTGTCTCGGCCGGCAGCCCGGACGAGGCTGCGGGCGCTCGCGCCGGCGGGGGACGGCCGCCGGGCACCGACTTCAACTACCACGACGTCACGTATGCCGAGTGTGTCAAGCACGGCAACAGTGCCGGCAAGCCGCAGTGGGTCAAGAACCACTTCGCCCTGTGCCGTCGGGGCACCGTCCAGGTCGTCGGCAGGGACCGTGACACCGGTACGCCGGTCGGGACGCTCACCTACGTCGAGACGATCATCGGGTACGCCTTCCAGAACGAGCGGTCCGTCGCCTTCGACCAGTACATCGAGAACATCCAGGCCACGGGCAGCGTCAAAGAATCGACCACGTTCCTCGTCAACCGGTGGAACGAGGGAAGCGGGAACGGAGCCATCCTGCACAAGGGGGAAAAGCACGGCGGCGTCACGCAGGTCTCGGGCGGTTTCAGGGGCGAGATCGGCTCGGCCAACGAGGACCCCAGCATCAAGAGCTGGAAGAAGGACAGCATGGAGGTGCTGATCTTCGACGAGGACCAGGCCTCCGGCACCGGCAAGGACAAGGTCCACACGTACGACTTCGTACCCGCCACCTTCTTCATCTCCGACGGCAGCCACAACGAACAACTCCCCGAACCCAAGATCACCGTCCGGTTCGACAGCGCACCCTACGAGAAGTTCAAGAAGGGCAGCATCTTCCCTGGCATCCGCGCCACCATGAACTACAACCGCGCCGATCCTGACGTCAACGAGACCGCCCAGCACATATGGGACGCCCAGAACCACCCGGAGAAAACCGTTCCCCAAAAGGCAGGCAAGAAGATACCGGGAGCCCCGTCATCCACCCCGCTGCACCGGGTCTTCTACGACGAGCGATTGCGGGACCAGAACCGCAAGACCGCACGTGCCGCCTGCCAGGCACAGTGGCCGAACTACTCCAGCCAGGGCAAGGACTGCGACGAATACCCCTTCAGCACCACGAAGGAAGGCGCCTACAAGGCAGGCGGGAACTACTCTGCGCGGGCGCTGACAAGCACTGACCTCGATCCTTCAGCTGCCTTCGTGGGGTGA
- a CDS encoding NUDIX hydrolase codes for MAAGQHPDIVVSSGIEMPVPADGELWAVGAVILNQQGRAFALKRSPDRRLFPDCWDIVGGHVESGETLLDTIVREVREETGWRLRRVRRLLSVTTWTGDDGDGLRHEADYLVEVDGDLDHPALEWSKHTAYDWFGPEDLPRLKENRAPGEFLIHELVAAALQDRPDTP; via the coding sequence ATGGCAGCAGGCCAGCACCCGGATATCGTCGTCAGCAGCGGCATCGAGATGCCCGTCCCCGCCGACGGCGAGCTGTGGGCGGTGGGCGCGGTGATCCTCAACCAGCAGGGCCGTGCCTTCGCCCTGAAACGCAGCCCCGACCGGCGGCTCTTCCCCGACTGCTGGGACATCGTGGGGGGCCACGTTGAGTCCGGCGAGACCCTGCTGGACACGATCGTGCGGGAGGTCCGGGAAGAGACGGGGTGGCGTCTGCGCCGGGTCCGGCGCCTGCTCAGCGTTACTACCTGGACCGGCGACGACGGCGACGGGCTGCGGCACGAGGCCGACTACCTCGTCGAGGTCGACGGCGATCTGGACCACCCCGCCCTGGAATGGTCCAAGCACACCGCCTACGACTGGTTCGGCCCCGAAGACCTGCCCCGGCTCAAGGAGAACCGCGCACCTGGGGAGTTCCTCATCCACGAGCTGGTCGCTGCGGCGCTACAAGATCGCCCGGACACGCCCTAA
- a CDS encoding lamin tail domain-containing protein produces MTAAGAIAAAVVGAVALPAAAAQQPARAAHAAVYISRVQYDSPGRDDRSNRSLNAEWVDVTNSTRRAVNLDRWTLRDDAGHTYTFRHVSLAPRTTVRVHTGIGRDTRSDLYQDRRNYVWNNNGDTATLRTDRGRIDDAVSWGRDRGHRR; encoded by the coding sequence ATGACCGCTGCCGGCGCGATCGCCGCTGCCGTTGTCGGTGCGGTCGCGCTGCCGGCCGCGGCTGCCCAGCAGCCGGCCCGCGCGGCCCACGCCGCGGTGTACATCAGCAGGGTCCAGTACGACTCCCCGGGGCGGGACGACCGGTCGAACCGCTCGCTGAACGCCGAGTGGGTGGATGTCACCAACAGCACCCGCAGGGCCGTGAACCTGGACCGCTGGACGCTGCGGGACGACGCCGGGCACACCTACACCTTCCGCCACGTCAGCCTCGCCCCGCGCACAACGGTCCGTGTCCACACCGGTATCGGCCGGGACACCCGCTCGGACCTCTACCAGGACCGGCGGAACTACGTGTGGAACAACAACGGTGACACTGCGACCCTGCGCACCGACCGCGGCCGTATCGACGACGCGGTCTCCTGGGGCCGTGACCGGGGCCACCGCCGCTGA
- a CDS encoding HNH endonuclease family protein, with product MRRAYFGLPAAGLLLAVVFAGPALADPPAPPPVSTARSELAALTVATPHSMNGYARDKFGIWASQPDGCTTRQEVLARDGKNVQDKPGSCQPASGSWYSVYDNTTVTDVTKATIDHMVPLAMAWISGADTWTADQRKAFGNDLKDPQLLIASESSNSSKGDSGPDGWKPANHGFWCTYAEDYTHVKSVWKLTTTAAEKSALSSMLDTCTN from the coding sequence ATGCGCCGTGCCTACTTCGGTCTGCCCGCCGCCGGCCTGCTCCTGGCCGTCGTCTTTGCCGGGCCTGCTCTCGCGGATCCTCCCGCGCCGCCGCCGGTGTCGACCGCCCGCAGCGAGCTGGCTGCGCTGACCGTTGCTACTCCGCATTCGATGAACGGCTACGCCCGGGACAAGTTCGGCATCTGGGCCTCTCAGCCCGACGGGTGCACGACCCGGCAGGAGGTGCTGGCCCGGGACGGGAAGAACGTGCAGGACAAGCCGGGCAGCTGCCAGCCGGCCTCCGGTTCCTGGTACTCGGTGTACGACAACACCACGGTCACCGATGTCACGAAGGCGACCATCGACCACATGGTCCCCCTCGCCATGGCCTGGATCTCCGGCGCCGATACCTGGACCGCTGACCAGCGCAAAGCTTTCGGGAACGACCTGAAAGACCCCCAGCTTCTGATCGCGTCGGAGTCATCGAACTCCTCGAAGGGTGACAGCGGTCCGGACGGCTGGAAGCCCGCCAACCACGGGTTCTGGTGCACGTATGCGGAGGACTACACGCACGTGAAGTCGGTATGGAAGCTGACCACGACCGCGGCGGAGAAGTCGGCACTGTCGTCAATGCTCGACACCTGCACCAACTGA
- a CDS encoding darcynin family protein codes for MSTEETEPPVTAFMLVKTTPEWLALTVQERVDAFTNQIIPAIKAKTSGVRSRFYDTEFYSARVTDVWFWEADDHHAYQLLVDALRETPFWDRYFEVVDLLVGTENGYARAYGLDPVATLTT; via the coding sequence ATGTCCACTGAGGAAACGGAACCGCCGGTCACCGCGTTCATGCTCGTCAAGACCACACCCGAGTGGCTCGCCCTGACCGTCCAGGAACGCGTGGACGCCTTCACCAACCAAATCATCCCCGCGATCAAGGCCAAGACCAGCGGCGTCCGGTCACGCTTCTACGACACAGAGTTCTACTCCGCACGCGTCACCGACGTCTGGTTTTGGGAAGCAGACGACCACCACGCCTACCAGCTCCTCGTCGACGCCCTTCGCGAGACCCCGTTCTGGGACCGCTACTTCGAGGTCGTCGACCTGCTCGTCGGCACCGAGAACGGCTACGCCCGCGCCTACGGCCTCGACCCCGTCGCCACCCTCACCACCTGA